In a single window of the Prinia subflava isolate CZ2003 ecotype Zambia chromosome 3, Cam_Psub_1.2, whole genome shotgun sequence genome:
- the KLHL15 gene encoding kelch-like protein 15 yields the protein MAGDVEGFSSSIHDTSVSAGFRALYEEGLLLDVTLVIEDHQFQAHKALLATQSDYFRIMFTADMRERDQDKIHLKGLTATGFSHVLQFMYYGTIELSMNTVHEILQAAMYVQLIEVVKFCCSFLLAKICLENCAEIMRLLDDFGVNIEGVREKLDSFLLENFVPLMSRPDFLSYLSFEKLMSYLDNDHLSRFPEIELYEAVQAWLRHDRRRWRHTDTIIQNIRFCLMTPSSVFEKVKTSEFYRYSRQLRHEVDQAMNYFHSVHQQPLMEMKSNKIRSAKPQTAVFRGMIGHSMVNSKILLLHKPRVWWELEGPQVPLRPDCLAIVNNFVFLLGGEELGPDGEFHASSKVFRYDPRQNTWLRMADMSVPRSEFAVGVIGRYVYAVAGRTRDETFYSTERYDITEDKWEFVDPYPVNKYGHEGTVLGNKLYITGGITSSSTSKQVCVFDPSKEGTVEQRTRRTQVVTNCWENKCKMNYARCFHKMISYNGKLYVFGGVCVILRASFESQGCPSTEVYDPDTDQWTILASMPIGRSGHGVAVLDKQIMVLGGLCYNGHYSDSILTFDPEENKWKEDEYPRMPCKLDGLQVCSLHFPEYVLEHVRRCS from the exons ATGGCAGGGGACGTGGAAGGGTTTAGCTCCTCCATCCATGACACCAGTGTCTCTGCAGGATTCAGAGCACTGTATGAGGAGGGATTGCTTCTTGATGTCACACTTGTCATTGAAGACCACCAATTTCAGGCCCATAAAGCACTGCTTGCCACCCAGAGTGATTACTTCAGGATTATGTTCACAGCAGACATGCGAGAACGAGATCAGGACAAAATCCATTTGAAAGGTCTGACAGCTACAGGCTTCAGTCATGTCCTCCAATTCATGTACTATGGAACTATTGAACTGAGTATGAACACTGTTCATGAAATCCTTCAGGCTGCCATGTATGTCCAGCTTATAGAGGTGGTAAAgttttgctgctcttttctcttAGCTAAAATCTGCTTAGAAAACTGTGCAGAAATTATGAGACTTCTGGATGATTTTGGTGTAAACATCGAAGGAGTCAGGGAAAAACTGGATTCCTTTCTGCTAGAGAATTTTGTGCCACTCATGTCCAGACCTGACTTCCTTTCATACCTGAGCTTTGAGAAGCTCATGTCCTACTTGGATAACGATCACCTGAGCAGGTTTCCAGAGATAGAGCTGTATGAAGCTGTGCAGGCCTGGCTGCGCCATGATAGAAGACGCTGGAGACATACGGACACCATCATTCAGAACATCAGGTTTTGTTTGATGACACCATCCAGTGTTTTTGAGAAG GTAAAAACATCAGAGTTTTATCGATACTCCCGGCAGCTGCGACATGAGGTTGACCAAGCCATGAATTACTTTCATAGCGTTCACCAACAGCCTTTGATGGAAATGAAATCCAACAAAATTCGTTCTGCCAAACCCCAGACTGCAGTATTTAGAGGAATGATAGGACACAGTATGGTAAACAGTAAAATTCTTCTCTTGCACAAACCGAGGGTGTGGTGGGAACTAGAGGGTCCTCAAGTACCTTTACGACCAGACTGCCTTGCCATTGTAAATAACTTCGTGTTCTTATTAGGTGGGGAAGAACTGGGGCCAGATGGTGAGTTCCATGCTTCATCCAAAGTGTTTAGATATGACCCAAGACAGAACACTTGGTTACGAATGGCAGACATGTCTGTGCCACGCTCTGAGTTTGCTGTTGGAGTGATTGGCAGGTATGTTTACGCAGTGGCTGGCAGAACCAGGGACGAGACCTTTTACTCCACTGAACGGTATGATATTACTGAAGATAAATGGGAATTTGTGGATCCCTATCCAGTCAATAAGTATGGACATGAAGGGACTGTGCTTGGTAACAAGTTGTACATCACTGGTGGAATTACATCATCTTCAACTTCTAAGCAAGTGTGTGTATTTGATCCCAGTAAAGAAGGGACGGTAGAGCAGCGAACACGGAGAACTCAAGTGGTCACTAACTGTTGGGAGAACAAATGCAAAATGAATTATGCAAGATGCTTTCACAAAATGATTTCTTATAACGGTAAGCTTTATGTCTTTGGTGGTGTCTGTGTGATCCTGAGAGCCTCCTTCGAATCTCAAGGATGTCCATCCACAGAGGTCTATGACCCCGATACCGATCAATGGACTATATTGGCTTCCATGCCAATAGGCAGGAGTGGTCACGGTGTAGCTGTTCTGGACAAACAGATAATGGTTCTTGGAGGCCTTTGTTACAATGGTCATTACAGTGATTCCATTCTCACTTTTGATCCAGAGGAAAACAAGTGGAAAGAAGATGAATATCCAAGGATGCCGTGCAAGCTGGATGGCTTACAGGTCTGCAGCCTGCACTTTCCTGAGTACGTTTTGGAGCATGTTAGACGTTGCAGCTAA